The following are encoded in a window of Onthophagus taurus isolate NC chromosome 3, IU_Otau_3.0, whole genome shotgun sequence genomic DNA:
- the LOC111419928 gene encoding uncharacterized protein: MSSNNNSRRNTIKSRPHKHIRITVVGDGTTGKTCLLICYKDKKFEPYYIPTVFDSYSMTVPIGDHEYTIVLCDTAGQEEYDRLRPLAYTETDVFVICFAVDNLASLKNVENKWLPEIRHHKPQAKIILTCTKIDLRTDDNIQTADGFAVCKSNKLDDYVECSSKLMRNVNQVFAIAISSYLSPYYAKKQKCLIL; this comes from the exons ATGTCCAGCAATAATAATTCG aGGCGAAACACCATCAAATCGAGACCTCATAAGCATATTAGAATAACTGTTGTTGGGGATGGCACCACAGGAAAAACATGTCTTTTAATCTGTTATAAAGATAAGAAATTTGAGCCTTATTATATCCCCACTGt ttttgattCATATTCAATGACTGTCCCAATTGGAGATCATGAATATACGATAGTTCTTTGTGATACAGCTGGGCAAGAAGAATACGATCGATTAAGACCTTTAGCATATACGgag aCGGATGTATTTGTGATTTGTTTCGCTGTAGATAATTTAGCTTCTTTAAAAAACGTCGAGAATAAATGGTTACCAGAAATAAGGCATCACAAACCACAGGCTAAGATTATTTTAACTT gtacaaaaattgatttaagaACTGACGATAACATCCAAACAGCTGATGGTTTCGCCGTTTGCAAAAGCAATAAACTGGATGATTACGTTGAGTGTTCATCGAAATTAATGAGAAATGTTAATCAAGTTTTCGCAATTGCCATCTCATCGTATTTATCCCCTTATTACGCGAAGAAACAAAAGTGcctaattttgtaa
- the LOC111419927 gene encoding ras-related protein rac-2-like, producing MSGIRFTIVGDSQTGKTSWLSVLNGDGFKETHQSKRLEPFTKKIIVNKGEYELEICDTLGGKRNLEERIRIYRNTDIFIICFAINNMNSFKNVRTKWYPEIKYHKPNASIVLVCTKSDLKNKRILIDEIQELRRHYYFSHVGYCSALWNINVEEIFKDVLIKLCEVTTTKKPFYHCLFVRCKSN from the exons ATGAGCGGGATCAGATTTACAATCGTCGGAGATTCGCAAACGGGTAAAACCAGCTGGCTTTCGGTACTCAATGGGGATGGATTTAAAGAAACCCATCAAAGTAagag ATTGGAACCATTTACCAAGAAAATAATCGTAAATAAAGGAGAATATGAATTGGAAATTTGCGATACTTTAGGAGGTAAACGCAATTTAGAAGAAAGAATAAGAATTTATAGAAAC accgacatttttataatatgtttCGCCATAAACAACATGAATTCATTCAAAAACGTTCGAACGAAATGGTACCCAGAAATTAAATATCACAAACCGAACGCCTCAATAGTTTTAGTAT GTACAAAGtctgatttaaaaaataaaagaatcctAATCGATGAAATCCAAGAATTAAGGAGACACTATTACTTCTCGCACGTTGGATATTGCTCGGCTCTTTGGAACATAAACGTCgaggaaattttcaaagatgttttaattaagttatgCGAGGTCACCACGACGAAAAAACCGTTTTATCATTGCTTATTCGTTCGatgtaaaagtaattaa